A genomic segment from Phragmites australis chromosome 6, lpPhrAust1.1, whole genome shotgun sequence encodes:
- the LOC133920838 gene encoding large ribosomal RNA subunit accumulation protein YCED homolog 1, chloroplastic has product MYYPLAAVSLAGAHCSPAVLLRRSSSRTPPPPRRQSRRRSTSIAAVSVQADDFFTVDFDPDEFQDPDSNDDGSPWEGALVYRRDAAVHHLEYATTLERLGLGDLSSTESRARAAAMGLAILRSSNKADAEETPVLVSVDVTRRRGRLRLDGIVRTIITLGCFRCAEPAPEGIFANFSLLLTEDPVEEPDVVDLGTIFEEDIAKDPSLTGSQVEGDEDIDWDDRLHFPAGEREIDISKNIRDIIHLEITMDAFCSPTCKGLCLVCGTNLNTSSCSCSREKPQEPKDVEQRGPLKELLKPMQRK; this is encoded by the exons ATGTATTATCCCCTCGCTGCCGTCTCCTTGGCCGGCGCCCACTGCTCCcccgccgtcctcctccgccgctcctcctcgaggacaccgccgccgccacggagGCAGAGCAGGCGAAGGTCCACGTCCAtcgccgccgtctccgtccAAGCCGATGACTTCTTCACCGTCGACTTCGACCCCGACGAGTTCCAAGACCCTGATTCCAATGATGACGGGTCGCCCTGGGAGGGTGCGCTCGTGTACCGCCGCGACGCCGCTGTGCACCACCTCGAATACGCCACCACCCTCGAGCGCCTCGGCCTCGGGGACCTCTCCTCCACCGAATCccgcgcgcgcgccgccgccatggGATTGGCCATCCTCCGCTCCTCCAACAAGGCGGATGCGGAAGAGACCCCCGTGCTCGTCTCCGTGGACGTCACCAGGCGCCGCGGCCGCCTGCGCCTAGACGGCATCGTGCGCACCATCATCACCCTCGGCTGCTTCAG gTGTGCTGAGCCAGCCCCTGAAGGTATATTTGCGAATTTTTCCCTGTTATTGACAGAAGATCCAGTAGAGGAACCAGACGTGGTTGATCTCGGCACGATATTTGAAGAAGATATTGCTAAAGATCCTTCGTTAACCGGCAGCCAAGTTGAAGGCGATGAAGATATTGACTGGGATGACCGCCTGCATTTCCCAGCTGGTGAGAGGGAGATCGATATCTCGAAGAACATCCGGGATATCATTCACCTGGAGATCACGATGGATGCCTTCTGCAGCCCCACTTGCAAAGGTCTCTGCCTTGTCTGCGGCACAAACCTGAACACGAGCAGCTGTAGCTGCAGCAGAGAGAAACCACAGGAGCCAAAGGACGTCGAGCAACGGGGACCTCTGAAGGAATTGTTAAAACCTATGCAACGTAAATGA
- the LOC133920837 gene encoding zinc finger CCCH domain-containing protein 19-like isoform X2 — protein MNPRDCWYWFNGNCANPKCSFRHPPLDSLGAPTTPRAAQQSAPQVPVPAQAHGSIPASGTAKQGVPCYYFQKGMCAKGDRCAFLHAPHAAGNPAPQQMAKVFVPALQPHPQLKNSWIKPNSSAQQNTHPGIFDKSKVSSAHDSKPAQKHDLTSRAGHSSGIYQNHSNSYVRSGTTKHYQSQPSVENDLAENDTEVGEFVREASAGSGVLVGGVDDDAEQSFKGNHNSYHRTNGEQHTGMMRQTNGIYESEKAYRSSAERLLSERRISQKEPMPVTARSLDLRHRLLKQRRLNDSRSTQVPDRRDPYLEDESHNHHRWQGEEQAAHDNLSRSRLHGRIKLPGETSFDRLGSRSEKEKDRGPRARLSPPKQTDLRGKLHERLKAISNEDTPGNAISSVAKASSGEDAGSLNFAGPKSLAELKAKKVVGSSGEDASKSAGSFARPVRMTSEIISVGESSDSVPFEGPKPLSVILKRKREAASENASHSGSTQEEDDTAGVKEEPQSKFQIFENDTVVANMEGNGEEEEEGEAFLPEDDVAYDDTLSPVDDNAAEAAAGAGKEQEHQDLEGAEDYDYETADVNAEDDNDYQDYEDDDLEDDDDFASKVGVMIS, from the exons ATGAATCCAAGGGATTGTTGGTATTGGTTCAATGGCAACTGTGCAAATCCTAAATGTTCATTTAGGCACCCG CCATTGGACAGCCTTGGAGCACCAACAACTCCACGGGCAGCTCAACAGTCTGCACCACAAGTTCCTGTGCCAGCTCAAGCCCATGGATCTATTCCTGCCAGTGGCACAGCCAAGCAGGGTGTTCCATGTTATTACTTTCAGAAAGGCATGTGTGCGAAAGGGGACAGGTGTGCCTTCTTGCATGCGCCACATGCTGCTGGAAATCCTGCTCCACAGCAGATGGCAAAGGTTTTTGTTCCCGCTTTGCAGCCTCATCCTCAGTTAAAGAACTCCTGGATAAAACCAAACTCTTCAGCCCAGCAGAATACACATCCAGGCATATTTGACAAGTCGAAGGTCAGCAGCGCTCATGACAGCaaaccagctcagaagcatgaTCTGACAAGCAGGGCTGGTCATTCATCAGGAATTTATCAGAATCACAGTAATTCTTATGTGCGCTCTGGTACAACAAAGCATTATCAATCTCAGCCTTCAGTTGAAAATGACTTAGCTGAGAATGATACGGAGGTGGGCGAATTTGTGAGGGAAGCTTCTGCTGGTTCCGGTGTTCTTGTTGGTGGCGTTGATGACGACGCTGAACAGTCATTCAAGGGAAACCATAACAGTTACCATCGTACTAATGGGGAGCAGCACACTGGGATGATGAGGCAAACAAATGGTATCTATGAATCAGAAAAGGCATACAGAAGTTCAGCTGAGAGATTGTTGTCGGAGAGAAGGATTTCCCAGAAAGAGCCTATGCCTGTGACTGCACGCAGTTTGGATTTGCGCCACAGGCTACTGAAGCAAAGAAGGCTCAATGATTCCAGATCGACTCAGGTCCCTGATAGGCGTGATCCGTATCTTGAGGATGAAAGCCACAATCACCATCGCTGGCAAGGTGAAGAGCAGGCTGCGCATGACAACCTCTCACGATCTCGATTGCACGGTAGAATAAAACTTCCTGGGGAGACATCATTTGATAGACTTGGCTCACGTtcagagaaagagaaagatagAGGGCCTAGAGCCAGGTTGTCACCACCGAAGCAAACAGACCTTCGAGGGAAGCTTCATGAAAGGCTAAAGGCTATATCAAATGAGGATACCCCTGGTAATGCAATAAGTTCGGTTGCAAAAGCAAGTAGCGGTGAAGATGCTGGATCATTGAACTTTGCTGGTCCAAAGAGTCTTGCAGAGTTGAAAGCAAAGAAGGTTGTTGGCAGCTCAGGAGAAGATGCCAGCAAGAGTGCTGGCTCTTTTGCAAGGCCAGTTCGAATGACTTCAGAAATAATTTCTGTCGGGGAATCTTCAGACTCTGTTCCATTTGAAGGTCCAAAGCCGTTAAGTGTGATAttgaagagaaaaagagaggcaGCTTCTGAAAATGCTTCTCATTCTGGTAGCACACAGGAAGAAGATGACACTGCAGGAGTGAAAGAAGAACCTCAGAGTAAGTTCCAAATCTTTGAGAATGACACAGTCGTGGCAAACATGGAGGGcaatggagaagaagaagaagaaggagaagcttTCCTTCCTGAAGACGATGTGGCATACGACGATACCCTCTCACCTGTTGATGACAATGCTGCTGAAGCTGCTGCTGGTGCAGGTAAAGAGCAGGAGCATCAAGATCTAGAGGGAGCAGAAGACTATGACTATGAGACGGCTGACGTCAATGCTGAGGATGATAATGACTACCAGGATTATGAAGATGATGATCTGGAAGATGACGACGATTTTGCGAGCAAAGTTGGAGTGATGATCTCCTGA
- the LOC133920837 gene encoding zinc finger CCCH domain-containing protein 19-like isoform X1 — protein MSVLSSLAAAAASPRMDMDSATRPDEEEARRRRTTDCIYFLASPLTCKKGSGCEYRHSDSARMNPRDCWYWFNGNCANPKCSFRHPPLDSLGAPTTPRAAQQSAPQVPVPAQAHGSIPASGTAKQGVPCYYFQKGMCAKGDRCAFLHAPHAAGNPAPQQMAKVFVPALQPHPQLKNSWIKPNSSAQQNTHPGIFDKSKVSSAHDSKPAQKHDLTSRAGHSSGIYQNHSNSYVRSGTTKHYQSQPSVENDLAENDTEVGEFVREASAGSGVLVGGVDDDAEQSFKGNHNSYHRTNGEQHTGMMRQTNGIYESEKAYRSSAERLLSERRISQKEPMPVTARSLDLRHRLLKQRRLNDSRSTQVPDRRDPYLEDESHNHHRWQGEEQAAHDNLSRSRLHGRIKLPGETSFDRLGSRSEKEKDRGPRARLSPPKQTDLRGKLHERLKAISNEDTPGNAISSVAKASSGEDAGSLNFAGPKSLAELKAKKVVGSSGEDASKSAGSFARPVRMTSEIISVGESSDSVPFEGPKPLSVILKRKREAASENASHSGSTQEEDDTAGVKEEPQSKFQIFENDTVVANMEGNGEEEEEGEAFLPEDDVAYDDTLSPVDDNAAEAAAGAGKEQEHQDLEGAEDYDYETADVNAEDDNDYQDYEDDDLEDDDDFASKVGVMIS, from the exons GACTGCATCTACTTCCTCGCCTCCCCGTTGACCTGCAAgaag GGAAGTGGATGTGAGTACCGCCATAGTGATTCTGCCAGGATGAATCCAAGGGATTGTTGGTATTGGTTCAATGGCAACTGTGCAAATCCTAAATGTTCATTTAGGCACCCG CCATTGGACAGCCTTGGAGCACCAACAACTCCACGGGCAGCTCAACAGTCTGCACCACAAGTTCCTGTGCCAGCTCAAGCCCATGGATCTATTCCTGCCAGTGGCACAGCCAAGCAGGGTGTTCCATGTTATTACTTTCAGAAAGGCATGTGTGCGAAAGGGGACAGGTGTGCCTTCTTGCATGCGCCACATGCTGCTGGAAATCCTGCTCCACAGCAGATGGCAAAGGTTTTTGTTCCCGCTTTGCAGCCTCATCCTCAGTTAAAGAACTCCTGGATAAAACCAAACTCTTCAGCCCAGCAGAATACACATCCAGGCATATTTGACAAGTCGAAGGTCAGCAGCGCTCATGACAGCaaaccagctcagaagcatgaTCTGACAAGCAGGGCTGGTCATTCATCAGGAATTTATCAGAATCACAGTAATTCTTATGTGCGCTCTGGTACAACAAAGCATTATCAATCTCAGCCTTCAGTTGAAAATGACTTAGCTGAGAATGATACGGAGGTGGGCGAATTTGTGAGGGAAGCTTCTGCTGGTTCCGGTGTTCTTGTTGGTGGCGTTGATGACGACGCTGAACAGTCATTCAAGGGAAACCATAACAGTTACCATCGTACTAATGGGGAGCAGCACACTGGGATGATGAGGCAAACAAATGGTATCTATGAATCAGAAAAGGCATACAGAAGTTCAGCTGAGAGATTGTTGTCGGAGAGAAGGATTTCCCAGAAAGAGCCTATGCCTGTGACTGCACGCAGTTTGGATTTGCGCCACAGGCTACTGAAGCAAAGAAGGCTCAATGATTCCAGATCGACTCAGGTCCCTGATAGGCGTGATCCGTATCTTGAGGATGAAAGCCACAATCACCATCGCTGGCAAGGTGAAGAGCAGGCTGCGCATGACAACCTCTCACGATCTCGATTGCACGGTAGAATAAAACTTCCTGGGGAGACATCATTTGATAGACTTGGCTCACGTtcagagaaagagaaagatagAGGGCCTAGAGCCAGGTTGTCACCACCGAAGCAAACAGACCTTCGAGGGAAGCTTCATGAAAGGCTAAAGGCTATATCAAATGAGGATACCCCTGGTAATGCAATAAGTTCGGTTGCAAAAGCAAGTAGCGGTGAAGATGCTGGATCATTGAACTTTGCTGGTCCAAAGAGTCTTGCAGAGTTGAAAGCAAAGAAGGTTGTTGGCAGCTCAGGAGAAGATGCCAGCAAGAGTGCTGGCTCTTTTGCAAGGCCAGTTCGAATGACTTCAGAAATAATTTCTGTCGGGGAATCTTCAGACTCTGTTCCATTTGAAGGTCCAAAGCCGTTAAGTGTGATAttgaagagaaaaagagaggcaGCTTCTGAAAATGCTTCTCATTCTGGTAGCACACAGGAAGAAGATGACACTGCAGGAGTGAAAGAAGAACCTCAGAGTAAGTTCCAAATCTTTGAGAATGACACAGTCGTGGCAAACATGGAGGGcaatggagaagaagaagaagaaggagaagcttTCCTTCCTGAAGACGATGTGGCATACGACGATACCCTCTCACCTGTTGATGACAATGCTGCTGAAGCTGCTGCTGGTGCAGGTAAAGAGCAGGAGCATCAAGATCTAGAGGGAGCAGAAGACTATGACTATGAGACGGCTGACGTCAATGCTGAGGATGATAATGACTACCAGGATTATGAAGATGATGATCTGGAAGATGACGACGATTTTGCGAGCAAAGTTGGAGTGATGATCTCCTGA